A region from the Salminus brasiliensis chromosome 22, fSalBra1.hap2, whole genome shotgun sequence genome encodes:
- the LOC140543833 gene encoding transient receptor potential cation channel subfamily M member 4-like isoform X1, whose product MSEMEVDMGGGRGDGGTKTEKDPNWIPNKIKKRVCTTFVEDSFSNGQLCQCGGGRDSHATVTLNDYFSSAIVSHWDSAQHSCEVPTDAFGEVEFTGASKRHSYFMRLSWETPPATAYFILTNQWGLPRPNLVLSVVGGVGRSKVKTWVREVLRQGLVRAAQSTGAWILSGGLREGVGRCLGEAVRDHATAASSDSLTKVVAIGIAPWGLVQLREQLVNPEGSFPAEYYVSNTSRDSCCLDNNYQAFLLVDDGSVGRIGGEAGFRARLENYISHQRTGKGGSGSMDIPVLCILVSGEPYMLERLDISLKNCIPWLVLAGSGGLADLVSDILENVSAAPILPAVGAEGEGEVTTKTNLRERVAERVVKHFPSEPDVDKLVDKLLNIHQSKDLISIYHGEQEGPDDFDTVLLKALVRASKQRLSVDASPNTEELKLAVTWNRVDIARSELFTGDIQWKNEDLESFMTDALVNDKPQFVRLFTENGLNVMDYLTYRRLEELYRSISDSSVAYTLLQRCLAERQGLASIGTTRPAADSLNHSGGPAKGLTMYEVSQLLEDLLGDVCEPFYRDSLGLQGITSRRKTMKKLTRVLQEEDGYRAHRCPFPWASLFIWAVLQNRSEMAVYFWEMTTESVLSALSACKLLRELCKLESETETKLSLKELAQRFEILAHDVFSKCYQNSESRSFVLLKKKSAMWRGATCLKMAMEADARHFFSHDGVQTLLSQIWWGDMDRSTETWKLVLTLFIPPLCYTSLISFREVEEVEEGKPEETPKGKEMDWLYAETVFSFSDMKRIQAKSEELSPMRSTPRGPPARPPPPKRPFVLSRWRQFWYAPVTAFLGNVLMYFLFLLLFAYVLLVDFKPPPPSVPSPMELLLYFWVLTIVCEEIRATFFIGNITFRQRIRQYTQDLWHKCDLIAITLFLIGLCCRMFESSFWFGRAALCLDYMVFTLRLIHIFAIHKQLGPKIIIVGKMMKDVFFFLFFLAVWMMAYGVANQGLIYSFDPSADRILRRVFYRPYLHIFGQIPVEEMDSGFQWDVTCTTNATEISESMEPCRDTRHNWLVVILLVVYLLVTNILLINLLIAMFSYTFTKVQERSDTYWKFQRFNVIAEYHSRPCLAPPFIIISHFHLFVKRNIRKVPSEKIHQFAMELKEKANNRLVTWESIQKENFLSAEGKKHRGSEAERLKRMSVKVDGVLKQTAEIKDVDRRLRALESEMEFCSATLLWMAEALSQSGVLKAAKPPPTRKVSPSSLES is encoded by the exons TTCATGCGCCTGTCCTGGGAAACCCCTCCTGCTACCGCCTACTTCATCTTAACCAACCAgtggggtctgccccgcccgaACCTGGTGCTGTCGGTGGTGGGCGGCGTTGGGAGGTCGAAGGTCAAAACCTGGGTGCGAGAGGTTCTCAGGCAGGGACTGGTCCGTGCTGCCCAGAGCACAG GAGCGTGGATCCTGTCTGGAGGCCTGCGGGAGGGCGTCGGCCGGTGTCTTGGGGAGGCCGTGAGGGACCACGCCACGGCCGCGTCCTCGGACTCGCTCACTAAAGTAGTGGCCATAGGCATCGCTCCATGGGGTCTAGTGCAGCTCCGGGAGCAGCTGGTCAACCCTGAG GGCAGTTTCCCAGCGGAATACTATGTCTCGAACACGTCTCGGGACTCCTGCTGCCTGGATAACAACTACCAGGCTTTCCTCCTGGTGGACGACGGGAGCGTGGGTCGCATAGGTGGCGAGGCCGGCTTCAGGGCACGTCTggaaaactacatttcccaccaGCGCACCGGCAAAGGGG GCAGCGGAAGCATGGACATCCCTGTGCTGTGCATACTGGTGTCGGGAGAGCCTTACATGCTTGAG AGGCTGGACATCTCCCTGAAGAACTGCATCCCCTGGTTGGTGCTGGCCGGGTCAGGGGGATTGGCTGACCTGGTGAGCGACATCCTGGAGAACGTCTCCGCTGCCCCTATTCTGCCAGCGGTGGGGgcagagggggagggagaggtgaCGACCAAGACCAACCTCAGAGAGAGGGTGGCCGAAAGAGTGGTGAAACACTTCCCCTCTGAGCCGGACGTGGACAAGCTCGTAGATAAG CTCCTCAACATTCACCAGAGCAAAGACCTGATCTCCATCTACCACGGAGAGCAGGAGGGTCCGGATGACTTCGACACTGTTCTGCTGAAGGCTCTAGTCAGGG cAAGCAAGCAACGCCTGTCAGTCGATGCCAGCCCCAATACAGAGGAGCTGAAGCTGGCCGTGACCTGGAACAGAGTGGACATCGCCAGGAGTGAGCTCTTCACCGGAGACATCCAGTGGAAG aatgAAGATCTGGAGAGCTTCATGACCGATGCCCTGGTCAACGACAAGCCCCAGTTTGTGCGACTCTTCACTGAAAATGGCCTGAATGTCATGGACTACCTGACGTACCGTCGGCTGGAGGAGCTTTACCGCTCGATCTCGGACAGCTCGGTGGCCTACACCCTGCTGCAGCGCTGCCTGGCAGAGCGCCAGGGTCTGGCCAGCATCGGCACCACCCGCCCTGCTGCAGATTCCCTAAACCACAGCGGCGGTCCAGCCAAAGGGCTCACCATGTATGAG GTGTCTCAGCTCCTGGAGGACTTGCTGGGTGACGTGTGTGAGCCGTTCTACCGCGACTCACTGGGGCTGCAGGGCATCACCTCCAGAAGGAAGACCATGAAG AAACTGACGCGGGTCTTGCAGGAAGAGGATGGGTATCGAGCGCACAGGTGCCCTTTCCCGTGGGCCTCCCTCTTCATCTGGGCGGTGCTGCAGAACCGCAGTGAGATGGCTGTGTACTTCTGGGAAATG ACGACGGAGTCGGTGCTCAGCGCTCTGAGTGCTTGTAAGCTGCTGAGGGAGCTCTGCAAGCTGGAGAGCGAGACTGAGACCAAGCTCTCGCTGAAGGAACTGGCCCAGAGATTTGAGATCTTGGCGCACG ACGTGTTCAGCAAGTGCTACCAGAACAGCGAGAGTCGATCCTTCGTGCTCCTGAAGAAGAAGTCGGCGATGTGGAGAGGGGCCACCTGTCTGAAGATGGCCATGGAGGCGGACGCTCGGCACTTCTTCAGCCATGACGGCGTGCAG ACTCTGTTGTCTCAGATCTGGTGGGGTGATATGGACAGAAGCACGGAGACCTGGAAGCTCGTCCTCACTCTGTTCATCCCACCTCTCTGCTACACCAGCCTCATCTCGTTCAG agaggtggaggaggtggaggagggcaAGCCTGAAGAAACCCCTAAAGGGAAGGAAATGGACTGGCTCTACGCTGAAACCGTCTTCTCCTTCTCCGACATGAAGCGCAT TCAGGCGAAATCGGAGGAGCTGAGTCCCATGAGATCGACCCCGAGAG GCCCTCCCGCCAGGCCGCCCCCTCCGAAGCGGCCCTTCGTGCTGTCCCGCTGGCGGCAGTTCTGGTACGCGCCGGTCACTGCGTTTCTGGGCAACGTGCTGATGTACTTCCTCTTTCTGCTCCTGTTCGCCTACGTGCTGCTGGTGGACTTCAAGCCGCCGCCCCCCAGTGTCCCGTCTCCAATGGAGCTGCTGTTGTATTTCTGGGTGCTAACGATCGTGTGCGAGGAGATTCGAGCG ACCTTCTTCATAGGCAACATAACTTTTCGCCAGAGGATACGGCAGTACACTCAGGACCTGTGGCACAAGTGTGACCTCATTGCCATTACCCTTTTCCTCATTGGCCTGTGCTGCAG GATGTTCGAAAGCTCTTTCTGGTTCGGCCGTGCTGCCTTGTGCCTCGACTACATGGTTTTCACCCTCAGGCTCATCCACATCTTTGCCATCCATAAGCAGCTCGGGCCCAAAATCATCATCGTTGGCAAAATG ATGAAGGACGTGTTCTTCTTCCTGTTCTTCCTGGCTGTGTGGATGATGGCGTACGGAGTAGCCAATCAGGGCCTGATCTACTCCTTTGACCCGAGTGCTGACCGGATTCTGCGGCGGGTGTTCTACAGGCCATACCTGCACATATTTGGACAGATCCCTGTGGAGGAAATGGACT CCGGCTTTCAGTGGGACGTGACCTGCACAACCAACGCCACGGAAATCAGCGAGAGCATGGAGCCATGCAGGGACACCCGTCACAACTGGCTGGTGGTCATCTTACTAGTCGTCTACCTTCTGGTCACCAACATCCTCCTCATCAACCTGCTCATTGCCATGTTCAG CTACACCTTCACCAAGGTCCAGGAGAGGAGCGACACGTACTGGAAGTTCCAGCGCTTCAACGTGATCGCCGAGTACCACTCTCGCCCGTGCCTCGCGCCGcccttcatcatcatctcccACTTTCACCTTTTCGTCAAGAGGAACATCCGCAAGGTGCCCTCAGAGAAGATCCACCAGTTCG CCATGGAGCTCAAGGAAAAGGCTAACAACAGGCTGGTGACCTGGGAGAGCATTCAGAAGGAGAACTTCCTGTCTGCCGAGGGCAAGAAGCATCGAGGCAGCGAAGCCGAGAGGCTGAAGCGCATGTCCGTCAA agtGGACGGAGTTCTCAAACAGACCGCTGAGATAAAGGATGTGGATCGTAGATTACGAGCCCTGGAGTCAGAG atggaGTTCTGTTCTGCTACCCTCTTGTGGATGGCTGAAGCTCTGTCTCAGAGTGGTGTACTAAAGGCTGCTAAACCTCCTCCCACACGCAAAG tGAGCCCCTCCAGCCTGGAGAGCTGA
- the LOC140543833 gene encoding transient receptor potential cation channel subfamily M member 4-like isoform X2: MSEMEVDMGGGRGDGGTKTEKDPNWIPNKIKKRVCTTFVEDSFSNGQLCQCGGGRDSHATVTLNDYFSSAIVSHWDSAQHSCEVPTDAFGEVEFTGASKRHSYFMRLSWETPPATAYFILTNQWGLPRPNLVLSVVGGVGRSKVKTWVREVLRQGLVRAAQSTGAWILSGGLREGVGRCLGEAVRDHATAASSDSLTKVVAIGIAPWGLVQLREQLVNPEGSFPAEYYVSNTSRDSCCLDNNYQAFLLVDDGSVGRIGGEAGFRARLENYISHQRTGKGGSGSMDIPVLCILVSGEPYMLERLDISLKNCIPWLVLAGSGGLADLVSDILENVSAAPILPAVGAEGEGEVTTKTNLRERVAERVVKHFPSEPDVDKLVDKLLNIHQSKDLISIYHGEQEGPDDFDTVLLKALVRASKQRLSVDASPNTEELKLAVTWNRVDIARSELFTGDIQWKNEDLESFMTDALVNDKPQFVRLFTENGLNVMDYLTYRRLEELYRSISDSSVAYTLLQRCLAERQGLASIGTTRPAADSLNHSGGPAKGLTMYEVSQLLEDLLGDVCEPFYRDSLGLQGITSRRKTMKKLTRVLQEEDGYRAHRCPFPWASLFIWAVLQNRSEMAVYFWEMTTESVLSALSACKLLRELCKLESETETKLSLKELAQRFEILAHDVFSKCYQNSESRSFVLLKKKSAMWRGATCLKMAMEADARHFFSHDGVQTLLSQIWWGDMDRSTETWKLVLTLFIPPLCYTSLISFREVEEVEEGKPEETPKGKEMDWLYAETVFSFSDMKRIQAKSEELSPMRSTPRGPPARPPPPKRPFVLSRWRQFWYAPVTAFLGNVLMYFLFLLLFAYVLLVDFKPPPPSVPSPMELLLYFWVLTIVCEEIRATFFIGNITFRQRIRQYTQDLWHKCDLIAITLFLIGLCCRMFESSFWFGRAALCLDYMVFTLRLIHIFAIHKQLGPKIIIVGKMMKDVFFFLFFLAVWMMAYGVANQGLIYSFDPSADRILRRVFYRPYLHIFGQIPVEEMDSGFQWDVTCTTNATEISESMEPCRDTRHNWLVVILLVVYLLVTNILLINLLIAMFRSRRGATRTGSSSAST; encoded by the exons TTCATGCGCCTGTCCTGGGAAACCCCTCCTGCTACCGCCTACTTCATCTTAACCAACCAgtggggtctgccccgcccgaACCTGGTGCTGTCGGTGGTGGGCGGCGTTGGGAGGTCGAAGGTCAAAACCTGGGTGCGAGAGGTTCTCAGGCAGGGACTGGTCCGTGCTGCCCAGAGCACAG GAGCGTGGATCCTGTCTGGAGGCCTGCGGGAGGGCGTCGGCCGGTGTCTTGGGGAGGCCGTGAGGGACCACGCCACGGCCGCGTCCTCGGACTCGCTCACTAAAGTAGTGGCCATAGGCATCGCTCCATGGGGTCTAGTGCAGCTCCGGGAGCAGCTGGTCAACCCTGAG GGCAGTTTCCCAGCGGAATACTATGTCTCGAACACGTCTCGGGACTCCTGCTGCCTGGATAACAACTACCAGGCTTTCCTCCTGGTGGACGACGGGAGCGTGGGTCGCATAGGTGGCGAGGCCGGCTTCAGGGCACGTCTggaaaactacatttcccaccaGCGCACCGGCAAAGGGG GCAGCGGAAGCATGGACATCCCTGTGCTGTGCATACTGGTGTCGGGAGAGCCTTACATGCTTGAG AGGCTGGACATCTCCCTGAAGAACTGCATCCCCTGGTTGGTGCTGGCCGGGTCAGGGGGATTGGCTGACCTGGTGAGCGACATCCTGGAGAACGTCTCCGCTGCCCCTATTCTGCCAGCGGTGGGGgcagagggggagggagaggtgaCGACCAAGACCAACCTCAGAGAGAGGGTGGCCGAAAGAGTGGTGAAACACTTCCCCTCTGAGCCGGACGTGGACAAGCTCGTAGATAAG CTCCTCAACATTCACCAGAGCAAAGACCTGATCTCCATCTACCACGGAGAGCAGGAGGGTCCGGATGACTTCGACACTGTTCTGCTGAAGGCTCTAGTCAGGG cAAGCAAGCAACGCCTGTCAGTCGATGCCAGCCCCAATACAGAGGAGCTGAAGCTGGCCGTGACCTGGAACAGAGTGGACATCGCCAGGAGTGAGCTCTTCACCGGAGACATCCAGTGGAAG aatgAAGATCTGGAGAGCTTCATGACCGATGCCCTGGTCAACGACAAGCCCCAGTTTGTGCGACTCTTCACTGAAAATGGCCTGAATGTCATGGACTACCTGACGTACCGTCGGCTGGAGGAGCTTTACCGCTCGATCTCGGACAGCTCGGTGGCCTACACCCTGCTGCAGCGCTGCCTGGCAGAGCGCCAGGGTCTGGCCAGCATCGGCACCACCCGCCCTGCTGCAGATTCCCTAAACCACAGCGGCGGTCCAGCCAAAGGGCTCACCATGTATGAG GTGTCTCAGCTCCTGGAGGACTTGCTGGGTGACGTGTGTGAGCCGTTCTACCGCGACTCACTGGGGCTGCAGGGCATCACCTCCAGAAGGAAGACCATGAAG AAACTGACGCGGGTCTTGCAGGAAGAGGATGGGTATCGAGCGCACAGGTGCCCTTTCCCGTGGGCCTCCCTCTTCATCTGGGCGGTGCTGCAGAACCGCAGTGAGATGGCTGTGTACTTCTGGGAAATG ACGACGGAGTCGGTGCTCAGCGCTCTGAGTGCTTGTAAGCTGCTGAGGGAGCTCTGCAAGCTGGAGAGCGAGACTGAGACCAAGCTCTCGCTGAAGGAACTGGCCCAGAGATTTGAGATCTTGGCGCACG ACGTGTTCAGCAAGTGCTACCAGAACAGCGAGAGTCGATCCTTCGTGCTCCTGAAGAAGAAGTCGGCGATGTGGAGAGGGGCCACCTGTCTGAAGATGGCCATGGAGGCGGACGCTCGGCACTTCTTCAGCCATGACGGCGTGCAG ACTCTGTTGTCTCAGATCTGGTGGGGTGATATGGACAGAAGCACGGAGACCTGGAAGCTCGTCCTCACTCTGTTCATCCCACCTCTCTGCTACACCAGCCTCATCTCGTTCAG agaggtggaggaggtggaggagggcaAGCCTGAAGAAACCCCTAAAGGGAAGGAAATGGACTGGCTCTACGCTGAAACCGTCTTCTCCTTCTCCGACATGAAGCGCAT TCAGGCGAAATCGGAGGAGCTGAGTCCCATGAGATCGACCCCGAGAG GCCCTCCCGCCAGGCCGCCCCCTCCGAAGCGGCCCTTCGTGCTGTCCCGCTGGCGGCAGTTCTGGTACGCGCCGGTCACTGCGTTTCTGGGCAACGTGCTGATGTACTTCCTCTTTCTGCTCCTGTTCGCCTACGTGCTGCTGGTGGACTTCAAGCCGCCGCCCCCCAGTGTCCCGTCTCCAATGGAGCTGCTGTTGTATTTCTGGGTGCTAACGATCGTGTGCGAGGAGATTCGAGCG ACCTTCTTCATAGGCAACATAACTTTTCGCCAGAGGATACGGCAGTACACTCAGGACCTGTGGCACAAGTGTGACCTCATTGCCATTACCCTTTTCCTCATTGGCCTGTGCTGCAG GATGTTCGAAAGCTCTTTCTGGTTCGGCCGTGCTGCCTTGTGCCTCGACTACATGGTTTTCACCCTCAGGCTCATCCACATCTTTGCCATCCATAAGCAGCTCGGGCCCAAAATCATCATCGTTGGCAAAATG ATGAAGGACGTGTTCTTCTTCCTGTTCTTCCTGGCTGTGTGGATGATGGCGTACGGAGTAGCCAATCAGGGCCTGATCTACTCCTTTGACCCGAGTGCTGACCGGATTCTGCGGCGGGTGTTCTACAGGCCATACCTGCACATATTTGGACAGATCCCTGTGGAGGAAATGGACT CCGGCTTTCAGTGGGACGTGACCTGCACAACCAACGCCACGGAAATCAGCGAGAGCATGGAGCCATGCAGGGACACCCGTCACAACTGGCTGGTGGTCATCTTACTAGTCGTCTACCTTCTGGTCACCAACATCCTCCTCATCAACCTGCTCATTGCCATGTTCAG GTCCAGGAGAGGAGCGACACGTACTGGAAGTTCCAGCGCTTCAACGTGA